Part of the Nicotiana sylvestris chromosome 5, ASM39365v2, whole genome shotgun sequence genome is shown below.
CCCTGAAAAAGATTGTCCTCGATGACCTTGTTCGGATCGGGCATGCACAGAGCGTTGGCTTCTTCGATTGCCCCCTCGGAAAAGGTTGGCAATGAAAGGAAGTGACTTATTGTTATGACCCTGAGCTCTTCACTCGGGGCATTCTCGTTACCAATGTGGGTCTTAGAATTTACCCCCTCCAGTATAGTTGTCGAAGACGGAGGGACAATCTCAACCTCTGGGGACAAGGAGCCCTACCCACTTCTTCCTTCGGGGTCTCCTCACCACGGGATGAGATCTCTTGTTCGGTAGGTTCGGCGGCCTCGACTGGCTTGCTGGTCTGAGTCACCATTGTTGACtcttcatcatcattttcttcatTATCCGGGGAATCACGAGCCGAATCTGCGTCCGTTTGAGCAAATCTTTTCTGCAGCCTTCGAGCGAGGGTTCTCTTGTCTTTAGGGTCTTCGGGATTCgaaactattttccttttgttGTCCTTCTCGGACATCGGATTTAAAGGCTTGGTCCCTTCCCCGATCGAAGTCGACCTCATTTTGGATGCGTCGTTGTGGCCTGCATAAgtaatgtcatgggctgctttccagacacgccccatgaccccttggccgcgccccatggcagCCTAgaaagcctcacaatgcctagcaccatggtcggccccgtggtcttggctgcgccaagtgacaagcgcgcatgcgcctctgttgccccaccgatgcctctcgccagcgcccaagggctggccaatgacaacagcgtcgcgcgccctgacaataTCGCGCGcacagatcctgatgcctcgccagcgcccaactgcaggcccattccagcagtgCCTCGcacacagaccctgatgccaagcaccagcgcccagcctcagaCCAGCACAGCAAATGTTGcacgcgcccacagcaacgcgcgcgcagaccctgacccgcaagacaaagttgttgccgtcggacttagttctaccttgtaataaactaagtccttttcattgtaattatagactagtttacatcatttccatttcagtgtgcttctacagctttattagggctaatcatgtaatgttggtttattttttttaagcattattaagggggaccaaacaatcaaacatttcaagcaagcatttttctggtgtctctccccctcgacaccccatctttgtaatcagcattttcattcatcaataaaatcatcatcatcattcaaaacttaattctctctcagcttccgcaattgctcatgacattggttttcccgcacggcactgacaatctagtctagcgtgcggaggggacctcattggctaacagcaactgcactgacatcggttgcttagccttacgttgcccttccaaagaacatcaggaaggcgttgcgtaacagtaagCATGAATAAAACACTGTCAATGTATGAAGAGCGTTTGAAACTGTTCAAAGAAACTTACCGTGGTTCTTGGCCTCCCACTGGCCCTTCGATAACTCACACCACTTGCGCTCATCATAGGAAGAAGTGGCAGCTAACTTCCGAATCCAATCCTTGAGGTCGGGCACCGCTGGggagcccaagcattggctgccAAAAGAAGGATAAAAGCATTACAAAAAAATGGAAGCAGAATATAAATATATACTGGAAATACTAACTCCACTTACGGTTAAAGTTCCACCTCTCAGGGAAAGGCATCTTTTCCCTGGGGATGATGTCCAAAATTCTTACTCTAACGAACTGGCTCATCCAACCCCGATATTTGGGTTCGTCAGTACTGGCAAAGAAGAATTTCGTTGTTCGGCATTGCAGCTTGATGAGCCCTCGAAATAACTGGGCTGATACAATCGAACCAGGTGGCTGATGATGAATTCCAAACCCTTGGCCTTTTCAAAAAAATACTGCAACATGATCACGATACGCCAAAAGAAAGGATGAATTTGACCGAGGGTGACTTCGTACATTTTGCTGAAGTCGATCAGCACGGGATCAAAGGGACCCAGTGTCAAGGGGCAAGTGTAAACACTCAAACCACTCCCCCCCTCCCCCACGTGGGTGGTAATACTTTCATCTGGGCTCGAGATCTGAACCTCAACCTCATCTCCCCAGCAACAGTCCCTCTTTACATCCTTGATAAGCTTCTTCGTTATCAAGCTAATATATCGAGATGCGTGCTCGCATCGGCCTGGGACATCGGTAGGATTCTCGATACTAAAGTCTTTCTTAATATGCAATTACCGGGGCTGATTTTCTCTAGTGTTGGTGGCACCACTGGTTTGGCCAGCCAGGAGGCGGAAGAAGACGATGCTTTATACTTCTTAGGGACCGTTTTGGAAGTTTTGGCCAtggttgtaagctaaataatacAGATTGCACAAGGATGTGGTGCTTCTGGCAAGAGCTTGGCGTTTTCTGGCGCTTAAAGAGGCGGAGGAAGTGGGTGATTggagaaagagatgaagatggCAAAGGGGTGAAGAAAGAGTAAAGTTCATTACTTAGAGGAATCGCCTCATATTTATAGAAGGGCAACGACGGTTCAGCGGCACTAGTGGCCAAGTAACACTGGAATGCATTCAATATTTTTGGGGAAATGGACCGACGGGACATTTCGGTTACTCTGAATGCCTGCGTCACAAGCATGACATCATCATGAGAGGTTCaggaaaatcgaggttcaaatcgtttcttatcatcttattctaagaaatgcggggactatctgtatatggtagaAATCAGAGAGCTCGATTTCAAAGACTTGATTACATTCTGAGCCCGAGTTCAGGAAGCTCGAAGTAAGAATCAAGCCAGGCCCGGATAAGTGCACCTCGAGAAGCGAATCGGGGACCGGTCATGATCTGCCTCGAGGGTAGTACAATTTCTAGGACACTCAAGAAAGAACGGGAATTTCTCAAAGACACGTGGATCAGGGCACaaattaaaggataagattttGTATGGAATAGTACGAGTCCGTACCAGGTTGTTATACAGCAGTACCAATATAATTCTTTACCCCAATTAGGAATGTACTATGTTAGGGTTTTCCCCTCCCATATAAAGGGGATCTCAATCATTTGTAAAGAACAACATTATTCACTGCCATAGAATATTCTACTCTATTTTTCTCGTTTATCGTGCTCAAcaattgttcttcagctttatcatttttactttattgttcattcTTTATTGGTTCTTAGCTCACCTCGAGGCCCCTGGGACAATCGAGCTCGAGGCCCCTATTGCTCTAACAATAATGGTTTgcttcatcaattcttcttacttaagcttagtattacttgtatattcactagtattggaataaatcacatatctttaaaaccacaatttatctttaattgttactcacgATTTCGAGGTAAATACTGAGTTATACACTGCAACAAAAACAACTAGAAATTGATAGTAATGTTTGTCATGGCAGTAATAGCACAGCATCATTCATCACAGTAAAACTTGATATAAGCACTTAAACTTTCACTTAACATCTCGTTTGAGTTCATCACTTAGCTTGCGAACTGATAAAAGTACTTATATAAAGTACATTGTAGCATTAGATGCAACACAGACTAGAAAAGATGGATAATGCATTCTCGCTGAGTCGCTTGTTCCCATGCTCATACATTAACATTTTAGCATTAGAGACGTTAAGCAAACACTTGGAAGACATGAACTCTGAGAAATCCTAAGGTACATGGAAACCTCAACATACCTCAACGATTCCTCAACTTACCTGTTACGGAAGATCGTGGATTAACTAGCACATAATAAcacacaaagcaaatagagaagCAAAAcaacacaaggatttaacgaAGTTCGGCTAAGCCTAATCCTCAGGATAGAAGCAGAGATAGTTTtccactatgaatgagaagaaaaatATAATCTAATCTCTAGAATCCTTATGTTTTATACTTAAATACCACACAAGAAGGgggaggtgatttgtgtggtgtccaattttcgCGTGCACAGGATTATAGAAGGACTTGGTTCTTCTATGCATTCCTTAATCTACTATTGCAGAATTAATAATGTAGAAactaaagaacacaagtatttttacgtggaaaacacccgaCTCAAAATGTGAAAAAATCAAGACCTGCTTCCCATTAGTATTTTTCCCAACATGTCACTAAAACTCTGAGCCAAAATAACAATATTTATAAACTCTTGTAAATCTAAGGATTACCGTTAACCCTTGTAGCAATCAGCCACAGCTTGTTTTGACagcttcaagttaactctaacttgaataataCAACTCAAGTACTTAATACAGTTTGCTTTTACGAAAGTTGAAAGGTACAACTCAAAAGCcctactataattgaactagaataaaagacagacataTGGAACTGGTTCTTATATCTGGTTTATGTAGCTTCAGGTTCAtgtcttgctattttgctctcaattcttgCTTAACTTCAGCATGTGTGCATCACATGTAAAAGAGAATACAACTAATATTTATAGAATTAGTAGAATAAGGattaactagagttctaatggtttactcttccttggtggaagagttatAGTTATCTTCAATTTCTAACTATTTTCTTATCTTGGATAGATTTATGTTCAAGTAAGGAGTCCTGCTCCTTAACAAATATACAACCTTTTCATTCAAGGATTATAAAAAATAACCGCCTATATTTATCTCTTTCACGTGCATGTCTTTTGCTTGATTATGTTTGTCACATGTGTACACTGTCCATGGACCTGGTTTATACATGTGTTCCTTTGGTAATCATCAAAACCAAAATCGCTCAGGTTAACAAATCCCCAACTACAATCTCTATATATAGATCCCAAGTAGTCTGAAACATATAAGAGAAAGGTTTTTCCAATATTTCGAGGACAACAAGTTTTCCTTTCCCAAATCTGTTAGAACAATGGATTTCCCAAACCTATAGAAATTATGTGTTTTCAAAAAAATACaagaaataattcaagccacaaataacAAATCTTTCCCTTGGCTTGAATTTTTTCATCACTAGAAAAACATGTCTTTACCTTGCCCTCAGCCCTTGCATGGGCTCTATCCATTGTCGCACACATTAACCAAGTCTAGGCAACGCCTAAACTTGTTAAGAGACCCAATCTCTTAAGCTATAATACCAATTCGTCGATCTACTTTTGTACTCGATATAGCTTCTTGATAGCTATTGCACTCTAATACATCAACGGTCTCTGCAATTGATGAAGCAAATCCCACAAGATTTATATATCCAAGAAGATTTTCATCAACTGAGTTTGCAAATCTTTACGATTGATTGATCACTCTTTCTTCTATGTCTGTTGCAATGCTATACGGTTGATGTTGCACATGCGCATTAGCATTATTATCCTGATTATTATTTTACACCTCCTCCACTTCTCTACTTTTAGAATTACTGGATTGAGCTAGTAGAGATTCAATTTCTTGCTCGATGTGGTCACCGATATCACGATATGTTTTTGCTATTGACTTCTTCCTCTAACTACCCAGTGAGGTAGATTATTGAATATCATGTTCTACTTATAATTATTCGTGGAGTCTTTTGATCTAGGTACCAGAACTTATAACCTTTCAGTCCAGTTGCATATCCTAAAAATATGTACTTCCTTGCACTCAGATTAAGTTTTTCATCCCTCACATGCGCATAAGCAGGATATTAAATCTCCTCAAATTTGAATAATCAGCCGGCGAACTGAATAATACCTCAAAAAGAATTTTAAACTCAATAGTTGTGGATGGAGATTTGTTGGCCAAATAACAAGTTGTATTGATTGGTTCAACCCAAAAATCCTTGCTAACACACAAGGTGAAATCATGATTCATTGGAGTTCTGTTTATACGTTTTGCAACACTATTCATGGTGTTTTGATACATGTGGTGTGTCTTACTATGCCTTCTCTGTCGCATAAATCATTAAACTCTAAACTATAAAATTCTAACCCATTATCACTCCGAAAACATTTAACTTTTCTTTTCGTCTGCCTCTCAACTATCATCTTCTATTCAGCAAAAGTAGAAAATACCTCaatttttgtttatgaaaaatacaCTCAAAACTATTTTTGAGTAATCGTCAATCAAAGTCATAAAATACCTGGCATCACTCTTGAATGGAACTCTATTTGGATCCCACAAGTCTGAATGTTATAATCTAACTTGTCTTTGGTCTTGTGCTCTGTCTTCTTGCTGAATTTTACCCTTGTTTGTTTATCAAACGCACAATGTTCACAAAAATTTAAAGCTTGATTTTTAAACCAGCCAACAAATTTTGCTTGCTCAACAAAGACAATTCCTTGTCATTCAAATGACCAAGTCGCAACTGCCACAATTGAGACTGATTCAAATTACTTTTTCCAGAAGCTATAATAGCTTCCCTTTCAGCTATACTAGCTTGAAGATAATACAGTCTAGAATGCAGCTTACCCATCATGAGTACCATAGGGCCTTTACATATTTTAAGTATTTCATTATCGGAGTGAAAATTAAACCCTTGATCCTCTAAAGttgaaagagaaatcaaattCCTTTTTATCCCAGGAACGTGCCAACATTCAATATTTCTGGTGATTCCATCGATCATTTTTAATTTGATATTATTATCCCCTCTATTGGTAATGGATTATCATCTCCCATATAGAGAGTTTCACTTATCTTCTTGTAAGCTGCAAATCAATTCTTAAGTGGACatatgtgattttatttatttttatactttaatgttaatttggtggttgcaaatactagatTGAGCCCGTTATTGTCTATTTCTTGTTGGAAAAACTAGAAATTGGATTGGGTAGCCAACAAGTAGAAGAATTAAGCTTATTCAAAAATTAATGAAGCTTGATTAGGAATAGGGAGATTTTTACTTGGGTTAGTATCAATTGGGTTTATGGATTCCTTTGGGTTTGGAAAGACTTTTGAGGGATAAGCTTGAGTTGAAAAATTATTGTGGGTAGCTAACAATTGGACCATAATCATTAATTCAAAGTATTTAGGCAAGCTACATACATCCAAGAACCaattatgctatattgaggttaCAACGATGGTCATCTTCTTTATAGAAAACAAATCATTTTTTAGTTGCATGCTACGTATTCGCTTCAATTCCTTGGTAACTAATTTAGTACTTTTAGCTATAATTTTAGAAGTAATTGAAATCAACTCTTTGTTTGGCGAATACAACAGGAAATATCAGCAACAACAACAGCGATCCAGTAAAATTTCATTAGTgtggtctggggagggtagtgtgtacgcagactttacccctatcCCGAAAGAGTAGAGAGGCCTTAGCGCACACCATACTTCTTGTTGGATTTAACCTCAACCTTTGTTGTGTTTGTTATTGATGCGACCGTACTACTTTCATCGTGAGAGTAGGATTGGATGTCACCAACACATAGTAAAAagagaaacaagaaaagaaaaggtcAATTTTGTACATAATGAGACTATTGGCATATTCTATTCTTTTTAGGCATAACAATATATTATTTGTAGAATAGCAAGGGAAATGCACAACAATCACAAAACCATGGAATAGAAACTTTAAATATCGCTTGTGTAATATTATCAGTAGCtaagtaaaataaaaagtttagaGAGATTAGTTCTCTTACAATCTGCAATGTGTTTGCATCATTTCTTTAGTCTATATGTAGGAATAGCCATCAGTGGCTTTTCTTTGCATGCTACCATCCCAAACTGCTCATCAATGTCTAAATCAAGAGGCTGCATACCATTTGGAAGCTCCCAATCAAAGCAATGCACCAATTGTGCAACCACAAGGTGAACAATGGTAATCCCCAACTGCATTCCGGGACTTCTTTTTTACCAGAGCCAAATGGTAAAAGTTGAAAATTACGTCCACGAATATTTACACTGCTCCCAACAAATCTCTCAGAAAAAAACTTCTCAGGCTCAGGCCAAACATTTGGATCCCTCTGAACCGCATAACAATTTATCATGATTCGCGATCCCTTCTGTATGTGGAAGCCATCGACTACACAATCTTCCATGGCCTCATGATGCATTATTGGCACTATGGAATGCAGCCTCAGGCCCTCTTTTAAAACCATGTCTAAGTACTTCAACTTCTCCAAGTCTGATTCTTCTACCATCCTTTCAATTCCTACCAATTCTTCTAACTCTTTTTGGAGTTTCTTCATCACATGAGAGTGCCTAATTAGCTCAGTGAGTATTCATTCTATTGATGTTGCTGAAGTGTCTGCTGCTGCTATTAGCATGTGCTGTATGGAAAAGGAAGCAGGGAAAT
Proteins encoded:
- the LOC138868523 gene encoding cytochrome P450 71AU50-like — its product is MVEESDLEKLKYLDMVLKEGLRLHSIVPIMHHEAMEDCVVDGFHIQKGSRIMINCYAVQRDPNVWPEPEKFFSERFVGSSLGITIVHLVVAQLVHCFDWELPNGMQPLDLDIDEQFGMVACKEKPLMAIPTYRLKK